Proteins co-encoded in one Amblyraja radiata isolate CabotCenter1 chromosome 24, sAmbRad1.1.pri, whole genome shotgun sequence genomic window:
- the LOC116986884 gene encoding uncharacterized protein LOC116986884 → MSGSLNLRTCSNTLENMCLSINEKILRQCHLLYMDSECGLVHIASQLGLSLLAPRKKITIMLMGNHSAGKSSFINWYIEEHIQKTGVATETQGFTFITSGKKRESLTGKATLHLYPHFQALEQIRGLEVYLSTEISVSKQKMFNLVIFIDTPGLVDGDMTYEFDVDKALIQLGEQVDLIFVFFDPMGQALCKRTLNVVEKLNENQGDKLKFYLSKADEAGPETDRQRVMMQIVQELCKRPGLNKCGFDMPTIYIPDLDRPSRCVNQIQEVCATIEKTINRTVQNTLDQLEKDCGQIINTAQQQLKESSKQNSKNRAAWIKRIFFSSSAFLVPLTLLTGFIISNTPRENLSDIMGEEVTKSLMILAWIVCTTWNWLTGGSYLLGLIILIGFMVVSKLLSKCFSSTKPKLSRKERKRLQVNLDYVQSTLFQKKAQLQEMYLSQCVSEHDLS, encoded by the exons ATGTCAGGAAGTTTGAACCTGCGAACGTGTTCAAACACTTTGGAAAATATGTGTCTCTCCATTAATGAGAAGATCCTGAGGCAATGTCACTTGCTGTATATGGACTCTGAGTGCG GACTTGTGCACATCGCCAGCCAGTTGGGACTCAGTCTCCTGGCTCCAAGGAAGAAGATCACCATCATGTTGATGGGAAATCATTCGGCTGGCAAGAGTTCCTTCATCAACTG GTACATTGAAGAACACATACAGAAAACAGGTGTTGCCACAGAAACACAAGGATTCACTTTTATCACCAGCGGCAAGAAAAGGGAATCACTCACG GGCAAGGCTACACTACACCTCTACCCGCATTTCCAAGCATTGGAACAGATTAGAG GGTTGGAAGTATACCTGTCCACTGAGATCAGTGTTTCCAAGCAGAAGATGTTTAACTTAGTGATCTTTATCGATACCCCAGGACTCGTGGATGGCGACATGACTTACGAGTTCGATGTTGACAAAGCGCTTATCCAACTGG GTGAACAGGTCGATTTAATCTTTGTCTTCTTTGATCCAATGGGCCAGGCCCTCTGTAAACGGACCCTGAACGTTGTGGAAAAGCTAAACGAGAACCAGGGCGATAAACTAAAGTTCTACCTCAGCAAAGCTGATGAAGCAGGCCCTGAGACTGACAGACAG AGAGTAATGATGCAGATAGTACAAGAACTGTGCAAACGACCAGGGTTGAACAAATGCGGCTTTGATATGCCAACCATCTACATCCCAGACCTAGATAGG CCATCGCGTTGTGTGAATCAGATCCAAGAGGTGTGTGCAACCATAGAAAAAACAATAAACCGAACAGTTCAGAACACTTTGGACCAGCTCGAGAAGGACTGCGGACAAATAATCAACACAGCACAGCAGCAGCTCAAGGAGAGCAG CAAACAGAATTCAAAGAACAGGGCAGCCTGGATCAAGCGTATATTCTTCAGTTCTTCGGCATTCCTGGTACCGCTGACACTGTTAACAGGTTTCATCATTTCTAATACACCAAGAGAAAATCTTTCTGATATTATGGGAGAGGAAGTCACAAAATCTTTGATGATCTTGGCG TGGATAGTTTGTACAACCTGGAACTGGCTGACCGGGGGCAGTTATTTGCTGGGCCTAATTATCCTGATCGGTTTTATGGTCGTTTCGAAGCTACTTTCCAAATGCTTTAGCAG CACCAAACCTAAACTAAGCAGGAAGGAGCGAAAGAGACTCCAGGTGAACCTTGACTATGTTCAGAGCACCTTGTTTCAGAAAAAG GCACAACTGCAAGAGATGTATCTCTCCCAGTGTGTTTCTGAGCATGATCTGAGCTGA